The stretch of DNA CGCATAGAGGATCACTACTCCCTTCCTCAGATTGCGCGGCGATATGAACTCTTCCTAGGCCATCCATGAGCACCGCCATGTTCCCATTCGGGCGTCCCACGGCGATGAGCCTGACCGCGACCCGTGTCTTCTCGAGCAATCCACCGCTCGATCTCACCCTCGAAAGCGCCTTCTTCTCTCGGCTGAAGATGCGCAATGGCACCTTCAAATTCACGAAGCCCTCGCGTTTTGCTGAGGTCGACCGGTGGCTTCTGCCATTTGCGAAAGATCGGATCGGGGCCGACAGCGCTGTTCTCGACATCGCGGCCTCAACCGCCCTCACCACGATCGAGCTGATGGACGCACTTGCCGTGCAGGGCATGAGCCCGCGGCGCGTGATTGCGACGGATCTCTTTATCGATGCGCATTTGGTGGATGTGGCGCCCGGCATACGGGTCTTGTGTGATCCCGATGGCTGGCCATTGCATTATGAGCTGGCGGGGTTCGGCATCAGGGCCTGGCGCCGCAGGCTGGACCTCATAACCCTTGCAGCCGTGCCCCTGATGCTCGCGCGCGCTGGCCTCGGACCGCGTCTGCGTCGCCTGATCGCCGAAGGGCGATCCCATCCCGTGCGCATGCAAAGCCGCGCGCTGTCGGGACGGAATATCGAGCTTGTCGCCAACGACATCTTCGTAAGGGAGCCGCGCTTCGTTGGCGCCTTCGACTTCATCCGTGCCGCGAACATTCTCAATCTCGGCTATTTCGATGAGCGCAGGCTGCGCACCGCCATCGCCAATATCCGTGCCTATTGCCGCGAACCCGGCGCGCTCGTCCTGATCGTGAGGACGGGCGATGCCCATCACGATGGAACGCTGTTCGAGCTCGACAGAAGCGGAGGGTTCTCGGTTGTCGCCCGGCTTGGGCGCGGCGCGGAGATCGAGCCCCTTGTTCTCCAGGGAAACGTCAAGAGAGCAGGATGTTGTGAATGACCCGGATGGGAAATCGCCGGGACCTGGGATGGGTGAGGCACGGTGCAGCGGTGGCGCTGCTGCTCGCCCTCAGCCTTGCGGCAGCCCATGGCCGCCTTGATCTCGGGCTTGGCGATTTGCCCACCATGCTCGCGGGCACCAGACAGCCTTTGTCCTATATTTCTCCGAAACTGGCCGATGGTCGCCAGCGCGCCTTTCCGACGGCCGAGGGCTTTGGCGCCGGCGCGCAAGGCGGTCGCGGCGGAGCCGTCCTCTTCGTGACCACCACCGCGGAGGCAGGCCCGGGCTCCCTCAGAGCCTGCATTGAAGCCACGGGTCCGCGCACCTGTGTGTTTCGGGTGAGCGGCACGATCACCTTGGAGAAGCGCTCGTTGGTGGTGACCAACCCCTATCTCACCATCGCCGGCGAGACAGCCCCTGGCGGTGGTATTGCCATTCGCAATGGCCCGCGCCAATTGCGACCATCTCTCGAGATCCTCACCCATGACGTGATCATGCGGCATTTGCGGCTGCGTCCCGGCCCGCATGCGCTCAAAGCCTGTTGCTCCGGCGCTCTCGGCTTCTACGGGGCCGATGCCACCAACATCATCATCGATCATATTTCTGCGAGCTGGGGATCGGATGAGACCGTCGATTCCGAAAGTGCGACCTATCTCACCATCCAGTGGAGCCTGTTCTCCGAGCCCTTGCTGGATGGCGGACCGGGCAAGCGTAACCGTGCCCGCAACATGCTGCTCACCAAAGGCGGTAATTTTTCCATCCACCATAACCTCTTCGCATTCGGCAAATTCCGCAACCCGCAGATCCAGATGGCCCACCGCCGCGCCAAGGTGGATGTGGTCAACAACGTGCTCTATTCGCCCATCTGGGATTACGTGATCAGCTTCAGCGATCGTTGGGCCAAGGTCAGGGCCAATGTCGTCGGCAACTATAAGATTGCCGGCGCAAAGGAGAAGGATGATCGCCTCGTCCATCTCTTCGAGGATGGCAAGAACGGCCACGAGATCTACCTCGCCGACAATTACGATGAAACCTACCGGCCCGATGAGGACCTCCCTGATGAGCTGGTGATCGCCGAGGCCAACCGCTCGACTGTTGTGGCTGAACCCTTCGAGGTCGCCGATGTCCGGGCCACATCTCCACAACAGGCTTATGACGAGGTGCTGGCGAGGGCAGGGGCCATCCGTCCCGCCCGCGACGCGGTCGACCTCAGGATCATCGCCAGTGTCCGCAACCGCTCCGGAAGCCTGCTGAAATCATCGCCTGAGGCGGTGGGTGGCTGGCCCATGCTCGTCAGCACCAAACCTCCGGCGGACGCCGACCAGGACGGAATGGCGGATGACTGGGAGCGCACGGTCGGCCTTTCCCCTGGCGATCCCAAGGATGGCAATGCCGATCACGATGGCGATGGCTGGACGAATTTCGAGGAATATCTCCATGAGCTGGCAGGAGACGGGCGTGGCATGGACCCCGCCCGCATGTCCCATGCGCACTGAATTCGCAAAAACCGGCCTCATCCGGTCAGTGGCCGGTCTCGCTTGCGGCGCCGCCGGCTGGGATAGGAGGATTGTCGCCCGCTTGGCTCGATGCGTGACGCCGCTTGGCCTTAGCGCTTTTCCGCTCACGCCAGGTGCGGCCCTCCTTGAGGAAGGTGACCGCTGGTGCAAGCGAAAGCAGCACTGGCACCGCCCAGAAGCGCCCATAGACATGCGGAACCGCATTGATCAGCATGGCAAACAGGCTGAGCGTGGCGAAGCCGCACAGGAACACCGGTCGCGCGCCGCGATAGCGCAGGCACGCGGCCAATGTGACGACGCCCCCGGTCAGCATGAGCACGAAGCCGCCGAGCGCGATCAGCCCGCCCTCGCTCCACATCAGCAGATAGAGATTGTGGACGGGCGCATGCCAGGCGCTGATCTCGCGATACTGATCGGCGCCATATCCCATCAGCAGGGCATCGCCCGCCAATCGAAAGGCTTCCTCATTCAGCGCCATCCGATCGGCGAAGGTGCCCGCATTGGCGAGATCGCCGGTCGAGAGCCCGGTCAGAACCCGCTTCTGGAAGGTGGCCGGCAAATAGGGCTGCACGGACGGCGACAGGACGGCGAGCCAGAGGAGCGGGAGGATGGCCGCCCCCAGGATCAGCCGTCGCAGGGTCAGCGTCGCCACGAACACGATGCCGACCCCGGCCAGCATGGCATAGAGCGCCGTATTCGATCCCGTGAGCATGATCCCATAGGCCATCAGCGGCACGAGGGCCAAGGCGATCACCGGGCGCATTGCACCCATGGCGGTCATGCAGAGGATCATGGGAACGGTGAGCGCGATCAGGCTGCCGCATTCGTTCTCCCGCTCGACGAACCCCTGCAGCCGTCCGCTTCCGCTGACAAAGACCGTGTTCGTCTTGGCCACGATCTCCACCACATAGATGCCGTGCAGGATCATGATCACCATGGATCCGACGAAGGTCTTCATCAGCAGGATCGTCTGCCGCCACGGGCGCCCCATCAGGATGAGCGGCAACAGGAAATAGGCGAACAGATACTGCATGAGCAGGATCAGCCCGCGATCCTCCGCGCCCGCCATAAGGCTGCTGGCCATGAGCGCGGCGATGGCTGTTGTAAGCCCGAACATCCAGAAGGCGGTTCCCGGGCCGAACGGCTTCAGCTGCACCGTGCGGTTCACCAGCATGATGACGAGGCACAGGCAGGCGAAGGCGTCGCTGGCGGTGAAGTAGAACGCCGGCACCCGCAGCACATTCATCGGCGCCAGGAACACGACGGCGCAGGCAAGCGCAAGTTCGAATCTTCGGGCGGCAGCTTCCGAGGGGCGCCTCGCTTGCGCCTCACCACCGCGCGCCGGCAGGTCGGGAACCGTTGCTGTGGAGTCCATAGGCGGCTCGCTTCTGGAGTTTATGAAGATCATGCACAAATATTTCTGCAAGTAAATAGTAGATAAATACGTAATTCTCTTGGAGAGGATGCGCTGAATGTTGGATGTGAGAGCCAAATCAGAGCAAATTGCGCGATCTGGTATGGAAGATTTACCTCTGAACCAGGCGCATCCAATGCATGTTGTCGGGCTTCGTGAGACGATCTCGCTGGTTCGTCGTCGGAAATACTTCATCGCAATCTTTGTTGCCGCGTCACTCGCAATCCTGGCGATCGCATTGGCCTCGACGAGCAACCGTTACACCGCAACCGCAGGGCTGGTGCTGGAGCGCAAGGAAGCGCCCATGCTGGAGGCGGTCACCGAGCTTCAGAGCGAGGAGCGGGATCGTTCTGCCGTCGAGACCCAGATGGATATCATCAGCTCGCGCGTGCTGGCCGGCCGGGTGGTGGATGCCCTGAACCTGGTGGATCACCCCTGGTTCAACACTTATCTGCCCGTGGATCCGGAGAGCCTTGGCCTCCTGCAGGTCATCCGCCAGAAGCTGTCGCAAGCGGCCGCTGCCATCGGGCTTGATCTCTGGAATGAGCCGAAGAAGCTGCCTCCGGTTTCCGTGCAGCGCGATCAGGCCATCACGAATTTTCTCGCGAAGCTGAGCGTAACGAGAAGCGGCGAGAGCTTTGCGGTTTTCGTGCATGTCAGCACACCTGACCCCGAGCTTTCCGCTGCCCTCGCCAATACGGTCGCCAAGGTCTATGTCACCTGGCTCCAGGACATTAAGCGCCAGGCGATGAGCGATGCGGTCACGTTTCTGCGCGATCGCGCCGGCCAGATTGCCGCGCGCATCGCCGACAACGAGCGCAAGATCGCCGATTTCAGCAGGCTCAACGATCTCGCCTCCGAGGCTCGCGACGATGTGCTGCGTCAGCAGATCGATGGAACGAACCAGCAGCTGACCACCGCCCGCGGAGAGCTTGCGGCCATTCAGGCCCGTCGTGAGCAGGCCAGGCTCTTGCTTGACCGCGCCGATGAGGTCGAAGGCGCAACCCTGACCTCACCCCTGCTGACCACATTGCGGGGAGATCTCGCGCGGATCATTCGCGAGCGCGCCCAATACGCATCGAATCTCGGCGCGAACCATCCCCAGGTCCTCAAAGCGGATGCGGAGCTCACGAGCCTCTCGAAGATGATCGACGGCGAGATCCATCGCATTCTCGAGGACCTCGCTGGCGAGGAGAGGATCGCAGCCGATCGCGTGCGCCAGCTTGAGACCCAGATCGGCGATCTGAAGGGCCAGTTGCGAGACCGCGGTCTTGCCGAAATCCGCCTGCGTGAGCTTGAGCGCGATCTTCTCGCGGATCAGAAGCTGCATGATCTGATCGTGGCGCGCCTCGGCGGCCTTGATCCTTACGCGGAGATCACCCGGCCCAGCGCCCAGGTGGTGTCAGTTGCAGCCGTTCCAACTCAGCCCGCTTTCCCCCAGAAGAGCAGGATCATGCTCGGCGGTCTGATCGGTGCCGCGCTGCTTGCCGTGATCCTGGCCGTCGGGCTTGAAGCCGTCGACACGCGGATCCGCTCGGCCCAGCGCATTGCCCAGGTCGTGCAGCTGCCGAACCTTGCGAGCATTCCAAGGCTGAAGCAGCCCTGGTTCAGACGCGAGCATCGCGACCCGCTCACCCATTTGGCGGAAGCGAAGCGTTCCTCCTACACGGAAGCGTTGCGTTCGCTCTATCTCGCCAGCGCGATCCGCCTCCCCATGGCAAGGCCCGCCCTGTTGTTCACCTCTCCCCTGGACAGTGAGGGCACGGCCGAGGTCGCGGCTGGCTTTGCATGGGCCGCAGCCAATGACCGGGTGCGCACCGTGCTGGTTGATCTCGACCCGCGTTCAGGCCTCAGCGATGGCTCGGCGGATGCCAATTGGCCAGGGCTCGCCTCGGTGCTGACCGGCCAGTGCACTCTTGCTGACAGCTTGCGTCCCCTGTCTGGAATCCCCGGGCTCGATGTGCTGCATGGCGGCTTTGACCACGACCGGACGCCAATCGATTTCCTGTCTTCGCAGAACATGCGCTGGCTCGTCGAAGAGCTCCGCGCATCCCACGAGATGATCGTGATCTGCTGTGCGCCTGTGCTCATCTTGGAAGATGCCGATGGGCTTGCGCCATTCGTCGATGGCGTTCTGCTTGTGGCCCGCTTTGGCCGGACCAGCGAGCAGGAACTTGCGAGCGCCGCAAACCGGCTGCGCATCAATCATGCCCCGCTCATCGGCGCGGCGCTGAGCGATGTCGACCCTCACGGTCAGCCTGATCAACAGGCCTTGAGCGCGGCGAATTATCCACGCCGGGCCAAGGCCTATCTGGGGCGGTGATCATGAGAATGGAAACAGGATCGCGCCTATCTCTTCATCGCGTTGATGAGATTCATCTCGGTCAGGAGATGGGCGTTGATCCGCTCCACATCGAACCGATCGCGCGCGATCTCGATGGATCTTTGTCCCATCCGCGCAGCAAGCGCCGGATTGGCGAGGAACCGGTCCATGGCAGCGGCGAGCTCCTCGGGCGATCGTGGCGCCACGATGAAGCCATTCTCTCCCTCGATGACCGTGTCGCGACAGCCCGGCGTATTGGCCGTGATCACTGGCCGGCCCATTGCCATGGCTTCGAGAATGCTCCGGGGGACACCCTCGCGGTAGTAGGACGGCAGCACGAAGACCGTGGCCTTGGCAAGATAGGGGCGGACATCACTGGTCTCGCCCAGATACTCGATGACGCCCGATGCGCTCCAGCCCTCGATCTCGTCCTGCGAGATTGCAAGCGGGCTCGGATCGAGAGGACCCAGGATCTGGAAGCGGGCCTTGGGATAGCGCTCCCGCAACAACGCGGCTGCCTGAACGAACTCGCGCGCGCCTTTCTCGTTGAGGAGCCGCGCGATCATGAGGAAGGTCACGGGGCTGGCCGGCAGTGGCACCGGCTTGAAGCGGACGAGGTCGACCCCGGAACCCGCGACGGCGACGAGCCGGGTGGGTCCACTGATCATCTGCCCCTCGCGAATATCCTGCGCATCGGCATCGTTATAGACGAAGACGCAGCGGCAGCCGCGCAGGGCGATCCGATAGAGCACCGTGGCGATCCTGCGGATGAGATGCAGCCGCGGGTTCTGTTCGGCGGGGCTGAACACATAACCGAGGCCCGTGACAAGAGCATATCGACGGCTGATCCGGGCAAGCCGGGCGGCGATGAGCCCGTAGATGATCGGCTTCATCGTGTAGCACAGGATCACATCCGGCGAGAGCCCGCGCAATTGCCGCCACAAATGGGCAAGGCTGCGCAGATCCTCCAGCGGATTGAGCCCGGCACGCTCCATGGGAATGCGCCTGAACTCGACCCCGATCGCCTGGAGCGCGGCGATGGTTCGTTCGTCGTTCTCGGGCCCGAATGCCACCACCCGATGCCCGTTCTCCACCATGGCGGCCAAAAGCCGGTAGCGGAAATTGGCGAGCGAGACGGTGTAGCTGCACACGACCGCGATGGTGCAGTGCTGAGCTGCGGCGTTTTCCCAACTCTCCATGCCGAAATGGCGGACCATGGCGATCTCTCGTCAATGTCAAAGAACAAGGAAAAGTAATATTCAATTAACACGATTGTATTTGTAGCGTAAATGGTATTGAATAAATAAAGATAAGAAGAATGTGGGCGGATTTCTATGTGAAATCTAGGGGTGTGCAACTATGGCTGGTCGCTGGTGTTTGAGTATTTCATGCAAGGGAGGGGCGGGATTGGGCCTTGCGGTCCTGCTCGTTGCCTTTGCCCCTGCGGGTGCCGAAAGCGCTGCGGCGGACCGCGAAGGCTTCCTGCTCGCCGCCGGCGATACGTTGCGCCTGGACATTCTCGACGATGATAAGGAGCCGGTGGATGTGACGGTGGCCGAGGATGGCACCATTCAGGCGCCTTATCTCGGTTCGGTCGAAGTTGCGGGCCTCGGTATCACCGATGCCCTGAGCAGGGTAACCGAGAGATATGTCGAGAAGGGAATTTTCGTTGTTCCTAAGATCGGATTGTCGGTGCTCACTTACCGCCCGGTCTTTGTCACCGGTGACGTTCGTCAGCCTGGATCCTATCCATTCCAGCCGCGATTGACGGTCGAAAAGGCCTTGGGCCTTGCCGGCGGCCAGATCACCGCAGCAGCCACCGAAGACCCGATCCTGGCCCGCGCCCGGATCCGTGGCGAGCTCGATGCGGTTGACTCGACCATTATCCGCGAAGCCCTGGGCATCGCCCGTCTGAGGGCACAGCTGAACGGCCGCAAAGAGATCAAGGAGGAAGACCTTCCCGCCGAGGCGCGCGCCTATGTGACCGGGCCTGTCGCCGAGACTATGCGCGCGGTCGAGCTCCAGATTTTGAAGAACGATCTCGATGGCTTTGCCGCGCGCACGAAGATCCTCGAGCAGGGCATCGTCGAGGCGGAAAGGGGGCTTGTTCTGTTGCAGCAGCTCTCGGAGAAAATCTCTGAAAGCGTGGCCTTCAGCCAGGCGGAGCTCGACCGTGCTCGCAAGCTGCAGAAGCAGGGCATCAAGACCCTGAATGAAGTGAACACCCTTGAGCGGCAGCGAGCAGCCGATGAGGTCCGTCAGCTTCAGGTCCTGGCCAATATGTCGGATGATCGTCGCGCGCTCGGCCTTCTGAAAAGCCAGCTCGCCGAGCTCGAGCACACCCGCCAGCAGGAGGCGCTGGTCGATCTGCAGACCCGCAATGCGGCCCTTGCCAAGGCGATCGCGACCCGCCGGGCCGGCGAGGAGCAGATCATGCTCATGTCGTCCCTGGCGGCGCAGGATGCGGCGCAGAACCGCGAGATCGTGATCAATTACACGATCAGGCGCGAGATCGACGGGACGGTCACGAATATTGCGGCGACGCCTGAGACCGCGGTCTCTCCGGGCGACGTGGTGGTGGTCAAGATCGCACCTCCTGAAAATCCAGCATCCGTTGCGGTCTTGGACAAGGCCGCCAAACCGGTGCAGTAGGCCTGGTTGGGCTGAGATGGCGGTGAGGGTGCGCCCGTGTTGACCGAAATCCGAGACGAGCCCCAGATCGCGCGATCTGCATCGCCCTGGCTGGTTATCCAGAGGCTTATTGCGGTCATCGCCCTCTTGCCGGCGCTCATTCCCATGGGATTTGTCGCAGCCGTGATCTGGCTAACGCTCGGTCGGCCGCTCCTCTTCCGCCAGGTCCGCAGCGGGCAAGGCAACAGGACCTTCACTATCCCCAAGTTCCGCACCATGCATGACTGGCGCGATGCGCGGGGAAACCTTCTGCCGGATCATCAGCGCGAAACGCGCATCACCCGTTGGATCAGGCGGGCAAGGCTTGATGAGATCCCGCAGCTTTTCACGATCGCGGCGGGCCAGATGAGCTTTGTGGGGCCGCGACCGCTCCGGCCCGAGACGATCGCGAGCTTCGGCGAGCTCGGGCTTGTGCGCGCACTTGTGCCGCCCGGCCTCACCGGCTGGGCGCAGGTAAACGGCAATATCCTGCTCTCGGATGCGGAAAAGCTGGCCCTCGACATCTGGTATGTTGACCATCGCTCGGTCTGGCTGGATCTGCGCATCCTGGCGCGGACCATCACCACCATCACGCGCGGCGAGAGGATCGGCGCGCAGGCGCTTGCCCAAGCGAGAGATCATCTTGCCAGGCGGTCCTGGATGGCAGCCCGAAGGGTGATGTCATGAGGATCGCATTTGTCGGTGCCGTCGAAGGCTCGGCCATAGGCCTCAAAGCTCTGATCGATGCGGAGTTCCCGCCCAGCATCGTGGTGACCCTGCCGCCCGAAGCGCGGTTCCGCCACTCCGATTACGTGGATCTGACGCCACTGGCCAATGCCGCCGGCAGCGCGTTGCTCCACGCAACCCATGTGAACCGTCCCGAGGTGGTGAACGCGCTGCGTGCCATGGGCGTAGATATCACCCTGGTGATCGGCTGGTCTCAGATCTGCGGGGAAGCATTCCGCTCGGCCGCGCGCATCGGCAGTATCGGCTTTCATCCAGCCCCATTGCCCCGCCTGCGCGGCCGGGCGGTCATCCCCTGGACGATCCTGCTTGGCGAAAGCGAAACCGCGGCAAGCCTGTTCTGGCTGGATAATGGGGTGGATAGCGGCCCGATCCTGATGCAGGAGCCCATCGAGGTCTCACCCGAGGAGACCGCCCGTGGCCTTTATGCCAAGCAGACCGGTGCCTTGGCGCGCATGTTGCCGAAGGCCATCCGGCTGATCCGTGATGGTGAGGCCCCGAAGATCCCCCAGGACCATGGGGCCGCCACCTACTGCGCCAAGCGTACTCCAGAAGATGGCCGCATCGACTGGCGCGAGCCGGCGGAGGCAATCCTGCGTCTGATCAGAGCGGTGGGAGACCCCTATCCCGGTGCCTTCACCACCCACAACCGCGGCCGGCTATTCATCGATGAGGCGCGGCTCTTGCCGGACTCGCACCGCTATATCGGCCTCGCCGGTCAGGTGCAGTGCTATACGCCCGATGGCTTCGCGGTGCGCTGTGGCGATGGCCTTTCAATCAACATCACCCGCTGGCGCCAGGAGCAGGGCTCCGCGCGGCCAAACCTCCACGCCAAACTCGGGACCCCCGACCAATGATCGACCAGATTGAAGCTCTGGGCCGCGCGCTCGTGATTGCCCCGCATCCCGATGACGAGATCTTAGGCGCCGGGGGGACCATTGCCCGGCTCGCCCGAAGCGGTCACGAGGTGCATGTGGCCGTGGTGACCACCGGCCGCCCGCCCGCCTATTCCGAGACGCAGATCGCAACCGTGCGAGGAGAGGCCGAACGGGCCCATCGGGCGCTCGGCGTGCGGGAGACGATCTGGCTCGGCATGCCCGCCGCGCAATTGTCTGAAACGCCCCATGGCGAGCTCAATGCCGCGCTTCATCATCTTATTCGCGATCTCGACCCGCACACCCTCCTTGTCCCCTTCGTGGGTGACATTCACCGTGATCATCAGCTGACCTTTCTGTCGGCCCTCGTGGCGGCAAGGCCTCATCAGGCCCGCTTTCCAGCGATGATCCTCGCCTATGAGACCCTGTCCGAGACCAATTGGAATGCGCCTTATCTGAGCCCGGGCTTTCTGCCGAATGTCTTCATCGACATCAGCGACACCCTGCAGGTGAAGCTGGAGGCGATGCGAATGTTCCGCTCGCAATTGCGCGACTTCCCCCATGAGCGCTCGTCCGAGGCGCTGAATGCATTGGCCATGCTGCGCGGAGCGGCCGTCCATTGCCGCGCGGGAGAGGCTTTCGTGCTGATCCGGCATGTGCTGCGCGGCCAATCCCTGTCCGCGTAACGTGGCAAAGGAGGTGTCAGGTGAACCGCTGGCCCCATTATGACGAGGAACAGATTGCCGATGTCGCGATGGTTCTGCGCTCGGGCAAGGTCAATGCCTGGACCGGCACCGAAGTCGCAGCCTTCGAGGAGGCCTATGCCGCCTTGCTCGGCCGAAAGCATGCCATCGCGCTCGCCAACGGCACTCTGGCGCTCGATCTTGCCTTATATGCGATCGGCATCGGCCCGGGTGACGAGGTGATCGTCACACCGCGCAGCTTCGTGGCCTCGGCCTCCTGCGTGCCGATGGCCGGTGCCATCCCGGTCTTTGCCGATGTCGATCCGGACAGTCAGGCAATGACCGCTGAGACCATTGCCGCGGCGATCACCGAGCGCACCCGGGCGGTGATCATCGTCCATCTGGCAGGCTGGCCCGCGGAGATGGACGAGATCATGGCGCTTGCCCGCCACCACGGGCTCATCGTTATCGAGGATTGCGCCCAGGCCCATGGCGCGACCTATCGCGGCCGGCCGGTCGGCAGCTTCGGTGATCTGGCGGCGTTCTCCTTCTGCCAGGACAAGATCATCACCACGGGCGGAGAGGGCGGTCTGCTCGCCATGGATGATGACATGATCTGGCAGCGCGCGTGGAGCCGGAAGGATCATGGCAAGAGCCATGATGCAGTGTTCAACCGGGCTCACCCGCGGGGCTTTCGCTGGCTGCATGAGAGCTTCGGCACCAATTACCGCATGACCGGCATTCAGGCGGCACTGGGTCTGCGCCAGCTTGAGCGCTTGCCCGATTGGATCGCCATTAGGGCAGCGAACGCGGCAATCCTGATGCGCGCCTGCCGGCAGAGTCCGGGCCTGCGCACGCCGGCGCCGCCCGACCATATCGGCCATGCCTGGTATAGGTTCTACACCTTCATCGAGCCCGAGCATTTGCGGCCCGGCTGGGACCGCGACCGCATTCTGGAGGCGATCACCGCGCGCGGCGTTTCCTGCTTTGCGGGCAGCTGCTCGGAAATCTACCGCGAACGGGCTTTCGCGCAGGCTGGCCTCGGACCGCGCAAGCCCTTACCCGTCGCCAAGCAACTGGGTGAGACGAGCCTCGCCTTCCTGGTCGACCCCTGTCAGGACCAGGGCACCTTGGAAGCTGCGGCCCGGACCATTGCCGATGTGATGAGCGAGGCGACTGGGGCGAGGCAAGCAACTGGACTTGCGCGCGATCCCTTGGCGCATGCGGAGGGCTGATGATGGACCTGACCCTCTTGGTGTCATCGGCCGGCCGGCGCGTGGCATTGATCGAGTGTTTCCGCAGGTCCGCCAAGGCCAATGACATCAACCTCAAAGTGCTCGCCTGCGATCGTGAGCCGGCTCTGAGTGCTGCATGCAAGGCCGCCGATCGCGCCTTCGTTGTGCCCGGCTGTACGCATCCCGCCTTCATCGAGACCATGCTCGAGATCGTCAGCGATTTCGGAGTGAAGCTTGTCGTTCCGACGATAGACCCGGAACTTGCCCCACTGGCCGAAGCCGTGCCGCGCTTCGCCGAGCTCGGCGCCCGTGTCCATGTGAGCCCGCCATCCGTGATCGAGATCGTCCGCGATAAGCTTCGCACCGTCGAGGTTCTGGGAAGGGCGGGAGTGCCGGTTCCGATCACGGTCTCTCTCAATGCGGCCCGCAACTGCTCGGGTCCAAAGCTTTGGCCGATGCTGCTGAAGCCTGTGGCAGGCAGTGCCAGTCGCGGCATTCGCATCATCCGCAGCCAGAGTGAGCTTCCGGACGAGCCGGAAGAGCCCATGGTCCTCCAGCAATTGCTCAAGGGCCCGGAATTCACGGTCAACATGTTCGTGGACCAGGAGGGCACCTTGCGCAGCGCCATCGCCCATCGCCGTCTCAGGGTTCGGGCAGGGGAGGTGGAGAAAGGCAGGACCGAGCGCGAGCCGCTCTTCAGGATGCTGGCAGAGCAGGTCTGTGTCGCTTTGCCTGAGGCGCGTGGCGTGATGTGTTTCCAGCTGATCCTCGATGAAACCGCCGGTCCCTGCGTGTTCGAGGTCAATGCCCGCTTCGGCGGTGGATATCCGCTTGCTCAATATGCGGGCGCTGACTATGCCGGCTGGCTCTTGCGCGAGGTGGCAGGCCTGCCATCCATTGCCCATGACAACTGGCGCGACGGCGCCTTGATGCTGCGCTACGACGCGGCCTTTTTCGAGGGGTGAGGATCGCGCGATGCCGGCACCGTTCACCCTCGTCTTCGACCTCGATGACACGCTCTATCTTGAGCGCGACTTCGTGCGCAGCGGCTTTACGGCGGTCGGACGCTGGCTCCGAGCGGAGAAGGGCATCCGTGGTTTTGAAGCGATCTGCACGGAACTTTTCGCGGCAGGCGAGCGGATGCAAGTATTCAACCAGGCGCTGGACCATCTCGGCCTCGGGGC from Rhodoligotrophos sp. CJ14 encodes:
- a CDS encoding sugar transferase produces the protein MTEIRDEPQIARSASPWLVIQRLIAVIALLPALIPMGFVAAVIWLTLGRPLLFRQVRSGQGNRTFTIPKFRTMHDWRDARGNLLPDHQRETRITRWIRRARLDEIPQLFTIAAGQMSFVGPRPLRPETIASFGELGLVRALVPPGLTGWAQVNGNILLSDAEKLALDIWYVDHRSVWLDLRILARTITTITRGERIGAQALAQARDHLARRSWMAARRVMS
- a CDS encoding DegT/DnrJ/EryC1/StrS family aminotransferase is translated as MNRWPHYDEEQIADVAMVLRSGKVNAWTGTEVAAFEEAYAALLGRKHAIALANGTLALDLALYAIGIGPGDEVIVTPRSFVASASCVPMAGAIPVFADVDPDSQAMTAETIAAAITERTRAVIIVHLAGWPAEMDEIMALARHHGLIVIEDCAQAHGATYRGRPVGSFGDLAAFSFCQDKIITTGGEGGLLAMDDDMIWQRAWSRKDHGKSHDAVFNRAHPRGFRWLHESFGTNYRMTGIQAALGLRQLERLPDWIAIRAANAAILMRACRQSPGLRTPAPPDHIGHAWYRFYTFIEPEHLRPGWDRDRILEAITARGVSCFAGSCSEIYRERAFAQAGLGPRKPLPVAKQLGETSLAFLVDPCQDQGTLEAAARTIADVMSEATGARQATGLARDPLAHAEG
- a CDS encoding polysaccharide biosynthesis/export family protein → MGLAVLLVAFAPAGAESAAADREGFLLAAGDTLRLDILDDDKEPVDVTVAEDGTIQAPYLGSVEVAGLGITDALSRVTERYVEKGIFVVPKIGLSVLTYRPVFVTGDVRQPGSYPFQPRLTVEKALGLAGGQITAAATEDPILARARIRGELDAVDSTIIREALGIARLRAQLNGRKEIKEEDLPAEARAYVTGPVAETMRAVELQILKNDLDGFAARTKILEQGIVEAERGLVLLQQLSEKISESVAFSQAELDRARKLQKQGIKTLNEVNTLERQRAADEVRQLQVLANMSDDRRALGLLKSQLAELEHTRQQEALVDLQTRNAALAKAIATRRAGEEQIMLMSSLAAQDAAQNREIVINYTIRREIDGTVTNIAATPETAVSPGDVVVVKIAPPENPASVAVLDKAAKPVQ
- a CDS encoding ATP-grasp domain-containing protein, with the protein product MMDLTLLVSSAGRRVALIECFRRSAKANDINLKVLACDREPALSAACKAADRAFVVPGCTHPAFIETMLEIVSDFGVKLVVPTIDPELAPLAEAVPRFAELGARVHVSPPSVIEIVRDKLRTVEVLGRAGVPVPITVSLNAARNCSGPKLWPMLLKPVAGSASRGIRIIRSQSELPDEPEEPMVLQQLLKGPEFTVNMFVDQEGTLRSAIAHRRLRVRAGEVEKGRTEREPLFRMLAEQVCVALPEARGVMCFQLILDETAGPCVFEVNARFGGGYPLAQYAGADYAGWLLREVAGLPSIAHDNWRDGALMLRYDAAFFEG
- a CDS encoding methionyl-tRNA formyltransferase → MRIAFVGAVEGSAIGLKALIDAEFPPSIVVTLPPEARFRHSDYVDLTPLANAAGSALLHATHVNRPEVVNALRAMGVDITLVIGWSQICGEAFRSAARIGSIGFHPAPLPRLRGRAVIPWTILLGESETAASLFWLDNGVDSGPILMQEPIEVSPEETARGLYAKQTGALARMLPKAIRLIRDGEAPKIPQDHGAATYCAKRTPEDGRIDWREPAEAILRLIRAVGDPYPGAFTTHNRGRLFIDEARLLPDSHRYIGLAGQVQCYTPDGFAVRCGDGLSINITRWRQEQGSARPNLHAKLGTPDQ
- a CDS encoding PIG-L deacetylase family protein; the encoded protein is MIDQIEALGRALVIAPHPDDEILGAGGTIARLARSGHEVHVAVVTTGRPPAYSETQIATVRGEAERAHRALGVRETIWLGMPAAQLSETPHGELNAALHHLIRDLDPHTLLVPFVGDIHRDHQLTFLSALVAARPHQARFPAMILAYETLSETNWNAPYLSPGFLPNVFIDISDTLQVKLEAMRMFRSQLRDFPHERSSEALNALAMLRGAAVHCRAGEAFVLIRHVLRGQSLSA